One Azospirillum brasilense DNA window includes the following coding sequences:
- a CDS encoding MarR family winged helix-turn-helix transcriptional regulator — protein sequence MKGPAIAAAEASAGAQGDVSVDVEAAADLAASPEMRLWLRLSACAVLIGARLRSRLRDEFSTTQPRFDLLCLLERQPEGLTMGELSKRMMVTNGNVTGIVERLATDGLVTRAAASNDRRMQFVRITPEGSALAQAIAAAQRRWLAELTAGMPHGDMVQLMGLLGKLKNTVRGGGVRG from the coding sequence GTGAAGGGACCCGCCATCGCAGCGGCCGAGGCATCGGCTGGGGCGCAGGGGGACGTGTCGGTCGATGTGGAGGCTGCGGCTGACCTTGCCGCCTCCCCGGAGATGCGCCTCTGGTTGCGTCTTTCGGCGTGCGCCGTTCTCATCGGCGCCCGGTTGCGCAGCCGTTTGCGCGACGAGTTCAGCACCACCCAGCCGCGTTTCGATCTGTTGTGCCTGCTCGAACGTCAGCCGGAAGGGCTGACCATGGGCGAGTTGTCGAAGCGCATGATGGTCACCAACGGCAACGTCACCGGCATTGTAGAACGCTTGGCCACGGATGGGCTGGTCACGCGGGCTGCGGCGTCGAACGACCGGCGCATGCAGTTCGTCCGGATCACCCCCGAAGGCAGCGCCCTGGCGCAGGCCATCGCGGCGGCGCAACGCCGCTGGCTGGCCGAACTGACGGCGGGAATGCCCCACGGCGACATGGTGCAGTTGATGGGGTTGTTGGGAAAGCTCAAGAACACGGTGCGTGGCGGAGGCGTCAGAGGATGA
- a CDS encoding ChbG/HpnK family deacetylase has protein sequence MPDTDTTPAPRSTHPVLLCADDYGLSPGVNEAIRDLIAAGRLTATSAMTLCTYWAEGAAPLKELAGKADVGLHFTLTDQPPLGSLPKLAPDGKLPPLGRLMKLAYTGGLDPKEIREELARQLDAFAAAWGGPPAYIDGHQHVHQLPTVREAVADALATLPGAYVRLCGEPVGAVLRRGVAVPKTLLIGGLGGGLARLARARGIPANNRFAGVYDFSGRQPFPDLMARFLDRPAGRLLVMVHPGIPDEALRRADPLVDQRKVEHDYLRGPAFAALLGERSIRLARFAEFPAP, from the coding sequence ATGCCCGACACCGACACCACACCAGCCCCGCGTTCCACGCATCCGGTCCTGCTCTGCGCCGATGACTACGGCCTGTCGCCGGGCGTCAACGAGGCCATCCGCGACCTCATCGCCGCCGGACGCTTGACGGCGACCTCGGCCATGACGCTCTGCACCTATTGGGCGGAGGGAGCGGCGCCGCTGAAGGAACTGGCCGGCAAGGCCGACGTCGGGCTGCATTTCACCCTGACCGACCAGCCGCCGCTGGGTTCCCTGCCCAAGCTGGCGCCGGACGGAAAGCTGCCGCCGCTGGGACGGCTGATGAAACTGGCCTACACCGGCGGCCTCGATCCCAAGGAAATCCGGGAGGAGCTGGCCCGCCAGCTCGACGCTTTCGCCGCGGCCTGGGGCGGGCCGCCCGCCTACATCGACGGCCACCAGCACGTCCACCAGCTTCCCACCGTGCGCGAGGCGGTGGCCGACGCCCTGGCCACCCTGCCCGGCGCCTATGTCCGCCTGTGCGGGGAGCCGGTGGGGGCCGTCCTGCGCCGCGGCGTGGCGGTGCCGAAGACCTTGCTGATCGGCGGGCTCGGCGGTGGGCTGGCGCGGCTGGCGCGGGCGCGCGGCATCCCCGCCAACAACCGCTTCGCCGGTGTCTACGACTTCTCCGGACGCCAGCCTTTCCCCGATCTGATGGCGCGCTTTCTCGACCGTCCCGCCGGGCGGCTGCTGGTGATGGTCCATCCCGGCATCCCGGACGAAGCCCTGCGCCGCGCCGACCCGCTGGTGGACCAACGCAAGGTGGAGCACGACTATCTGAGAGGCCCGGCCTTCGCCGCCCTGCTTGGCGAGCGAAGCATCCGACTCGCCCGCTTCGCCGAGTTCCCGGCGCCCTGA
- a CDS encoding class I SAM-dependent methyltransferase: MHDNGTSSGPPGGQGSSGWVDFWNRPNAIYANQRNLEAHFACLQNDLDAYLPEGGTVLDFGCGDALAAEAMAKRCRNVWLYDAAPAVRQRLRERLSGHPGIRVLDDDDLTTLPTGSVDLVLAVSVLQYIPREELEAVLHRWRHLIGTRGRILIADVVEPDTPMLRDIASQLSMARRHGFLMAALMGLGRMALSDYRRIRREAGFSTYTPAELQARLSAAGLKGDRLAKNIGPTPHRHSFVARSHGEPTGAQAAGDPALKVQ; encoded by the coding sequence ATGCACGACAATGGGACGTCGTCCGGGCCACCGGGCGGCCAGGGCTCCAGTGGCTGGGTCGATTTCTGGAACCGCCCCAACGCCATTTACGCGAATCAGCGCAACCTCGAAGCGCATTTCGCCTGCCTGCAGAACGACCTCGACGCCTATCTTCCGGAGGGGGGGACCGTCCTGGATTTCGGCTGCGGCGACGCGCTGGCGGCGGAGGCCATGGCCAAGCGCTGCCGGAACGTCTGGCTGTACGACGCCGCCCCCGCGGTGCGGCAACGCCTGCGCGAGCGGCTGTCCGGCCATCCGGGTATCCGGGTCCTCGACGACGACGATCTCACCACCCTTCCGACGGGCAGCGTCGATCTGGTGCTGGCCGTCTCCGTGCTGCAATACATCCCGCGGGAGGAGTTGGAGGCCGTCCTTCACCGCTGGCGCCACCTGATCGGCACCCGTGGGCGCATCCTGATCGCCGACGTGGTGGAGCCCGACACGCCGATGCTGCGCGACATCGCCAGCCAGCTCAGCATGGCGCGCCGGCACGGCTTCCTGATGGCGGCGCTGATGGGGCTGGGGCGCATGGCCCTGTCCGACTACCGCCGCATCCGGCGCGAGGCCGGCTTTTCAACCTATACGCCGGCGGAGTTGCAGGCCCGGCTGTCCGCCGCCGGACTGAAAGGCGATCGTCTGGCGAAGAACATCGGCCCGACGCCGCACCGCCATTCCTTCGTCGCTCGCTCTCACGGTGAGCCGACAGGCGCTCAGGCGGCAGGCGATCCGGCCTTGAAGGTCCAGTAG
- the purU gene encoding formyltetrahydrofolate deformylase codes for MSGTASEYILTVSCPDAVGIVYAVSGFLAERSCNIIDSAQFGDRGTNLFFLRIHFSAAAAGPSQAELQADFAEQVAERFGMTWKLHDAGRRQRVLIMVSKFGHCLNDLLYRYRTGYLPIEIPAIVSNHRDFYQLAAWHNIPFHHLPVTNDSKAQQEARLLEIAEQEKIDLVVLARYMQVLSPALCERMAGRVINIHHSFLPSFKGAKPYHQAHARGVKLIGATAHYVTSNLDEGPIIEQEAERVDHTMTPDDLVAIGRDIENIVLARAVRYHVEHRVLLNGGRTVVFK; via the coding sequence ATGTCCGGCACCGCTTCTGAATACATCCTCACCGTCTCGTGCCCCGATGCCGTGGGCATCGTCTACGCCGTGTCGGGCTTCCTGGCCGAGCGGTCGTGCAACATCATCGACAGCGCGCAGTTCGGCGACCGCGGGACCAATCTGTTCTTCCTGCGCATTCATTTCTCGGCCGCCGCCGCGGGGCCGTCGCAGGCGGAGCTTCAGGCGGACTTCGCCGAGCAGGTGGCCGAACGCTTCGGCATGACCTGGAAGCTGCACGACGCCGGGCGGCGCCAGCGGGTCCTGATCATGGTCTCGAAGTTCGGGCATTGCCTGAACGACCTGCTGTACCGCTACCGCACCGGCTATCTGCCGATCGAGATCCCGGCCATCGTGTCCAACCACCGCGACTTCTACCAGCTCGCGGCGTGGCACAACATTCCCTTCCATCACCTGCCGGTGACCAACGACAGCAAGGCCCAGCAGGAGGCCCGTCTGCTGGAGATCGCGGAGCAGGAAAAGATCGATCTGGTCGTGCTCGCCCGCTACATGCAGGTGCTGTCCCCGGCCCTGTGCGAGCGGATGGCCGGACGGGTCATCAACATACACCACTCCTTCCTGCCCAGCTTCAAGGGCGCCAAGCCGTACCATCAGGCGCACGCCCGCGGCGTGAAGCTGATCGGCGCCACCGCCCACTACGTCACCTCGAACCTCGACGAGGGGCCGATCATCGAGCAGGAGGCGGAGCGCGTCGACCACACGATGACGCCCGACGACCTGGTGGCCATCGGGCGTGACATCGAGAACATCGTGCTGGCTCGGGCGGTCCGCTACCACGTCGAACACCGCGTCCTGCTGAACGGCGGACGCACCGTCGTCTTCAAGTAA
- a CDS encoding AMP-binding protein: MIRSGHIDSFTRDRLPPPEQMPDFSYDRPELTYPERLNAAAALLDVWRERGWDERPCVIGNGDVWSYGRFRDTVDRIARLLAERFGIVPGNRVLVRGTNTPMLAACWLAVLKAGAVVVPTMPLLRATELESIIERAAVSLALCDARFAKDLNGAAESMGGGMPVVTFNGGDLEGWLEETEAGFAVVDTAADDVALIAFTSGTTGKPKATAHFHRDLLAVADLSPQSLLKTGGDDVFCGTPSLAFAYGQGGMLLFPLRVGASVVLLDRATPERLLEMTARHKATVMFTVPTVYRAMTARIEEDPALAEGLRTLRACVSAGEPLPATTLEGWQAVTGMEILDSFGTTEMLNAVLHSPPGAVRPGATGMVVPGYEARVVDDSLTPLPPGQIGRLAVRGPTGCIYLDDPRQENYVQGGWNLTGDAFRMDEDGYFWYHARTDDLIVSAGYKISGLEVEDVLLGHEAVEECAVIAAPDPLRGSIPKAFIVTRDGVRPSDDLAERLQCYVKDRIAPYKYPRAVEFLEQLPRTETGKIQRYKLRQREWVENED; encoded by the coding sequence ATGATTCGGTCCGGTCATATCGACAGTTTCACCCGCGACCGGCTGCCGCCGCCGGAGCAGATGCCCGATTTTTCCTACGACCGGCCCGAACTCACCTATCCCGAGCGTCTGAACGCCGCCGCGGCCCTGCTGGACGTCTGGCGGGAGCGCGGCTGGGACGAGCGCCCCTGCGTCATCGGAAACGGCGACGTGTGGAGCTATGGCCGCTTCCGCGACACGGTGGACCGCATTGCGCGCCTGCTGGCCGAACGGTTCGGGATCGTTCCCGGCAACCGGGTTCTGGTGCGCGGGACCAACACGCCGATGCTGGCCGCCTGCTGGCTGGCGGTTCTGAAGGCCGGCGCGGTGGTGGTGCCGACCATGCCGCTGCTGCGCGCGACGGAGCTGGAAAGCATCATCGAGCGCGCCGCCGTCTCGCTGGCGTTGTGCGACGCGCGCTTTGCCAAGGATCTCAACGGGGCGGCGGAATCGATGGGCGGGGGGATGCCTGTCGTGACCTTCAACGGCGGCGACCTCGAAGGATGGCTGGAAGAGACCGAAGCCGGCTTCGCCGTGGTGGACACCGCCGCCGACGATGTGGCGCTGATCGCCTTCACCTCGGGCACCACCGGCAAGCCCAAGGCGACCGCGCATTTCCACCGCGACCTCTTGGCCGTGGCCGACCTGTCGCCGCAATCGCTGCTGAAGACCGGTGGCGACGACGTGTTCTGCGGCACGCCGTCGCTCGCCTTCGCTTATGGCCAGGGTGGGATGCTGCTGTTCCCGCTGCGGGTGGGGGCGTCGGTCGTGCTGCTGGACCGGGCCACGCCGGAACGGTTGCTGGAGATGACCGCCCGGCACAAGGCGACGGTTATGTTCACCGTGCCGACCGTCTACCGCGCCATGACCGCGCGGATCGAGGAGGACCCGGCTCTGGCCGAGGGGCTGCGCACGCTGCGCGCCTGCGTCTCGGCGGGGGAGCCGCTGCCCGCCACCACGCTGGAGGGCTGGCAGGCAGTGACGGGGATGGAGATTCTCGACAGCTTCGGCACCACGGAGATGCTGAATGCCGTCCTGCATTCGCCGCCCGGCGCTGTCCGGCCCGGTGCCACTGGGATGGTGGTTCCGGGATACGAGGCCCGCGTGGTCGACGACAGCCTGACCCCGCTGCCTCCCGGCCAGATCGGGCGGCTGGCCGTGCGCGGCCCGACCGGCTGCATCTACCTGGACGACCCGCGCCAGGAGAACTACGTGCAGGGCGGCTGGAACCTGACCGGTGACGCCTTCCGCATGGATGAGGACGGCTATTTCTGGTATCACGCGCGGACCGACGACCTGATCGTCTCCGCCGGCTATAAGATTTCCGGCCTGGAGGTGGAGGACGTTCTGCTCGGCCACGAAGCGGTGGAGGAATGCGCGGTCATCGCGGCGCCCGATCCGCTGCGCGGCTCCATCCCCAAGGCCTTCATCGTCACCCGCGACGGCGTGCGGCCCAGCGACGATCTTGCGGAGCGGCTGCAATGCTACGTCAAGGACCGGATCGCCCCGTACAAGTACCCCCGCGCGGTGGAGTTCCTGGAGCAGTTGCCGCGGACGGAAACGGGCAAGATCCAGCGTTACAAGTTGCGGCAGAGGGAATGGGTCGAGAACGAGGATTGA
- a CDS encoding response regulator, whose translation MDQNTRHLMEHLPYLRRYARALTGTSTQGDALVTRTLEWYLDGPGGSAVVDPSRGSLYRYLNQLQDSSGARAGAPGAHPVEAALHSLDEMDRRLYLLVNLEDLPVADAATVLGIAPEDAVERLNFARERVRSKLTATILIVEDDAIIAFDLAETVRGMGHTVCGNAATMDEALTLASRHAPTLALMDIRLAEGDNGIEVARELRRKRFLPVIFVTAFPNELAKQGLEHLGPVIPKPFTREQIEQAITRAVFTPHPEEASLAMKH comes from the coding sequence ATGGATCAAAACACCCGCCACCTGATGGAACATCTGCCTTATCTGCGACGCTATGCGCGGGCCTTGACCGGCACATCGACGCAGGGGGATGCCCTGGTGACGCGCACGCTTGAATGGTACCTGGACGGGCCGGGCGGGTCGGCAGTGGTGGACCCCTCGCGCGGTTCGCTCTACCGCTACCTGAACCAGTTGCAGGACAGCTCCGGTGCCCGGGCTGGCGCGCCCGGCGCCCATCCGGTCGAGGCGGCGCTGCACAGCCTGGACGAGATGGATCGTCGGCTCTACCTGCTGGTCAACCTGGAGGATCTGCCGGTCGCCGACGCCGCCACCGTGCTGGGCATTGCCCCGGAAGACGCGGTGGAGCGGCTGAACTTCGCCCGAGAGCGGGTGCGCTCGAAGCTGACGGCGACGATCCTGATCGTCGAGGACGACGCGATCATCGCCTTCGATCTGGCGGAGACCGTGCGCGGCATGGGCCACACCGTCTGCGGCAACGCCGCCACCATGGACGAGGCGCTGACGCTGGCTTCTCGCCATGCGCCGACGCTCGCGCTGATGGACATCCGTCTGGCCGAAGGAGACAACGGAATCGAGGTGGCGCGGGAGCTTCGCCGCAAGCGCTTCCTACCGGTGATCTTCGTCACCGCCTTTCCCAACGAACTGGCCAAGCAGGGGCTGGAGCATCTGGGCCCGGTGATCCCCAAGCCCTTCACCCGCGAGCAGATCGAGCAGGCGATCACCCGCGCCGTCTTCACCCCCCACCCCGAGGAAGCCTCGCTCGCCATGAAGCACTGA
- a CDS encoding MotA/TolQ/ExbB proton channel family protein, whose translation MSDAVSDAMAEDAQNVPVHSLVPTVRRRRGGQLTAGLSLVSQRYLLLLRFAVVNAAGFTLLAAALAEGLIDPIIATDSTHLCLLIFLVFLVGLGLSAQRILRTSRELNRAKEFDPSVPSRAARYLAEVRGRDSGARSIAASSLKFKLSARIGTVRQISSTLVILGLIGTVIGFIMALSGVDPEKAGDVAAIGPMVSKLIEGMAVALYTTLVGGVLNIWLNINIGLLSGATVNLITEIVAVGERHAGP comes from the coding sequence ATGTCGGACGCTGTTTCGGACGCCATGGCCGAAGACGCCCAGAACGTCCCCGTTCATTCCCTCGTGCCCACCGTGCGCCGCCGCCGTGGCGGCCAACTGACCGCCGGCCTGTCGCTGGTGTCGCAACGCTACCTGCTGCTTCTGCGCTTCGCGGTCGTCAACGCCGCGGGCTTCACGCTTCTCGCCGCCGCCTTGGCGGAGGGGCTGATCGACCCCATCATCGCCACCGACAGCACGCATCTCTGCCTGCTGATCTTCCTGGTCTTCCTGGTCGGGCTGGGGCTGTCGGCGCAGCGCATCCTGCGCACCAGCCGCGAACTGAACCGCGCCAAGGAATTCGACCCCTCCGTCCCGTCGCGCGCCGCGCGCTATCTGGCGGAGGTCCGCGGTCGGGATTCCGGGGCGCGGTCGATCGCCGCATCCTCCCTGAAGTTTAAGTTGTCGGCGCGCATCGGCACGGTGCGGCAGATTTCCTCGACCCTGGTGATCCTCGGTCTGATCGGCACGGTCATCGGCTTCATCATGGCCCTGTCGGGCGTCGACCCGGAAAAGGCCGGCGACGTCGCCGCCATCGGCCCGATGGTGTCGAAGCTGATCGAGGGCATGGCGGTCGCGCTCTACACCACGCTGGTCGGCGGCGTCCTGAACATCTGGCTGAACATCAACATCGGCCTGTTGTCCGGCGCCACGGTGAACCTGATCACCGAGATCGTCGCCGTGGGGGAACGCCATGCAGGCCCTTGA
- a CDS encoding GtrA family protein, whose protein sequence is MTGGRFTRDRAAHAPLVQFLLFAVVGCAAAVGHYGVLIALSELAAAPPVLASSAGFLVGGVISYLLNYGHVFRSEQDHLPTATKFVAVAAVGLCVNSAIMWALAQRLGLHYLLAQLTATALVMLWSFGANRYWTFKAGSPAA, encoded by the coding sequence TTGACCGGGGGAAGATTCACCAGGGACCGGGCGGCGCACGCGCCGCTGGTGCAGTTCCTGCTCTTCGCGGTGGTCGGCTGCGCCGCGGCGGTTGGCCATTACGGCGTTCTGATCGCCCTGTCGGAACTGGCGGCGGCTCCGCCGGTCCTGGCCTCGTCGGCGGGATTCCTCGTCGGCGGCGTCATCAGCTACCTGCTGAACTACGGCCATGTCTTTCGCAGCGAGCAGGATCATCTGCCCACCGCCACGAAGTTCGTGGCCGTCGCAGCGGTGGGGCTGTGCGTGAACAGCGCCATCATGTGGGCCTTGGCGCAGCGGCTGGGCCTGCATTACCTGCTGGCCCAGCTCACCGCCACGGCGCTGGTGATGCTGTGGAGCTTCGGCGCGAACCGCTACTGGACCTTCAAGGCCGGATCGCCTGCCGCCTGA